The Psychrobacillus sp. FSL K6-4046 DNA window CAGGGCAAGGGAGTAGCCAAGGCATTATTGAGCTGGTGTAAGCATGAAGCTTATAAACTTGGAAAGACACAAGTCTATTTGGACGTAGAAACCGACAATGATATTGCCTTCTCTATTTACGAAAAACAAGGCTTCCAAACAGTAGCTAATACGTTGTTTTATAGAAAAAATGACGTGTTGCAGTAAGTTGACTAGATAAATATTTTGTATTTAGTTAAGTAAAGACGGAAATATTTAGATTGTAGATAACCTCAAGAGACACTTGAGATTTTCTACAATCTTTTTTTATTAGTTAAGTATAAGATTTCACAATTGACGGCTTTTACATCTTCATAAAAATATGTAACAAGAAAACATTTACAAACTCTAAACATAACGCCTATATTATTTTCATAATATCTTTATAAGATGAATGTAGAAACATTCAATCGTAAAGGAGCGATCTTATTGGGGTTAAACGATCAACATGTAACAATGAAGAATTCAGACAAAAGGTTACATTCTATGCGTATTACCCATGTAAAACAAAAAATTCAACTTACGTTACAGTGGATGATTTTAAAGAAGACACGACCACCCAAGCACAAATACATAGCAATCCCCAGACGGAACTCTATTCCGTCAAAACATAAGTAAAGAACCATTTTCTAGTTTCCTTTAGCCGTGGCTATTAGTAGACCTCATCGTGATAGTAGTCGATATCACGATTTTTTTATTGTTAAGAAATTATAAAGTTCTGAACCTGTGGATAAATTGATGTCTAGCTCCACCGCCTTGCCCCTCGGGGTCAAATGGATAAAAGCTCCGGTGGCTGAGGAACTGCCTCCTCGCTTTTTCCCATTTGCCTGTCGGGGCAGACATAGGCGCTTGCGCTTTTCTTGATGTCTAGCTCCATCGCCTTGCCCCTCGGGGTCAAATGGATAAAAACTGCGGTGGCTGAGGAGCTGCCTCCTCGCTTTTCTCCATTTGCCTGTCGGGGCAGAGACAGGCGATTACGCTTTTCTTGAAATTTTTAGAAAATTCATTTCCATTATATTCTACGTGAAGATATACTTAATGTATCTATATGAGGGGGGCATACCATGAAAATTTATGCACACAGAGGCTCGGCTGGAACTCATCCAGAAAACACAATCTCAGCATTTAAAGCAGCGGCGGCTTTACCTATATTCGGAGTAGAATTTGATGTTCATATGACAAAGGATGGAGAACTTGTCGTCATTCATGATGAAAAAATTGATCGTACTTCTAATGGACAAGGCTTTATCAAAGATATGACTCTTTCCCAGTTAGAAGCGTATGACTTTGGAGCTTGGTATTCTCAAAAGTGTAGAGGAGAAAAAATACCAACCTTAAGAGAAGTATTATATGTGTTTAAAGATACTCATCATCATATAAACATTGAATTGAAATCAGATATATTCCCTTATGAAGGGATGGAGGACAAGGTAATTGAAATGCTCCAAGATTACCGGCTCACAAATCGTGTCGTCGTTTCATCCTTTAATCACGAGGTAATTCAAAGTTTTAAAAGGAAGGCACCAAATATAGAAACAGCCATTTTATTTATGGAAGTAATGATTGCTCCTCACAAATATGCAGATTTAGTAGGAGCAGATGCGTTACATGCGTTTTTCCCAACGGTTATAAGAAAGATGGGTCATGACGCAGTAGCAAGCGGGAAAAAGGTACGTGTTTTCACAGTAAATGATGAAGCTTATGTGGACATGTTAGAAGAGATTGGGATCGATGCCATTTTTACTGACTACCCAAAGAAAATGCTAGACTACTTAAATAGTGGGAAGTAGTAAAAGGAAAGTGTGAAAGTAAAAAATCACACTTTCTTTTTTATATGAACTTTCATTTACTACTGCACCTCGTCTATTCTTTGCTTGTACTTTTCCTAATAAATAGGAAAGCGGAATAAAGAAGTAGGTCGTGAACTGACAGGTGTTACAGTATTTAATTCTATTAACGAAGCTGATGTAGCTATGAAATTTTATCGAAAATACATTGATAAACTGTATTTTATGATAATTAAAAGAGTCCATTTTAAAAAATGAACAAAATGGGCTCTTCTTCAGGTGATTTCAGTTGGTTTATTACCAACCTGGTAGTCCAACACTATTTTAAAATTTGTTAGGGAATTGTTTTACGACTCCATTTGAAAGTGTATCAGCAAGCTTGAGGATATGATCTATCCCTTTATCTAAAGCAATAATACTTGAATCCCAATCCTTTGCCAATCTTGCCTTTACATCCTCCGTAATCAATTCTAAATGCATTTCCAAAAATTCTTTTAATTCTTCATTAGGCAAATTGGGATTGGCTTTGCTAAGGAAATCAGCTATATCGTCTGCGTTTTTATACCATTCTTTATTGTATCTTTCAAAATTAGCATTGTTACCGCTTTTTGCCGCATCGACAACTTTTCCGGCAAGGAGGATATGGTCCTTTAACAGCTCGGTCAATTTATTGCCTGGTGCTTCACCATAATACGGCTTGAAAGCATTCCCTATGTCTTCCTGATTCTCTAATAACCTTGCTAACACCTTTTCTTGATCGTCAAGACCTTCCAACGTACTTACAATATAAAGTCTCGTCCACATGACGTGATCAGTCCATAGCTTTCTTATGTCTCCTTTCAGCTGACATGCAGCTTGGCTAACACATTGTTCTTGGGGTACGTTTTCTTGCGCTTCTGTAGTTAATGGAGAGGCAATCAAAACAAGGGCCATTAACAATACGGTTGACTTCAAAAACTGATTTTTCATACTATTTACTCCTTTTTATAGAATTAGAAAAATGTCCTTGTTATTTTAGCTTTATTCTCTGATTTTATTCTTCCATACAAAAAAGTACTTAAGCTTTTACTTAAGTACTTTTTTAAAGGATATCAACCATTTTTTAATTACTTTCTTATTGGAATTTAAATGGGAATCTATCCGTGTATAGACACATGCCTTAAACAAAATATCGCTTATTTTTTTAGCAATAGATACATAAAGTAAGGAGCACCAATAAGGGAAACTACAATACCGGTTGGTATCCCGCTAGGCTCAAGTATATTTCGTCCGACTGTATCAGCTAGTAACAATAACCAGCCGCCTAATAGGATTGCAATTGGTAAAAATAGCTGATGTCTTGGACCTACTAGCGATTTCGCGATATGGGGAGCCATTAAACCAATAAATGCAATACCACCCGTAACACTAACTGCAGCTGCTGCTAAAGCTACTGCCACTATTAAGAAGGCTATACGTTCTTTTTCAATGGAAACTCCAACACCAATCGCCACTGGCTCACTGAGTCCTAATAGATTTAACCGGTTTGCTCGATACATGGTAAAAGGAACCAGTACGATCAACCAAGGTAGTAAGGCTAAAATAAAGGGCCAGTCCGCGCCCCAAATGTTTCCTGCTAACCAATTGGCTATAAAATCAACTTTTTTAGTATCAGCAGAAGAAATGAGAACAATCATTAAGCCTGAAAGCGCCATGGAAAAGCCCACACCTATTAATACTAAACGTACTGGCTGGAGTCCAACTTCGCGATTATAGGAAAAGATATAGATTAGAAATGCTGTAAGTAAAGCTCCTAAAAATGCCACAATAGGTAAAAGGTAAATAAATGAACCAGGATCTATAGGGAAAAATAAAAAAAACAAAGCAATTGCTACACCTGCTCCAGAATTGATACCAATTATCCCAGGATCGGCTAAATCGTTTCGAGTAATCCCCTGGAGTATAGCTCCTGATAAAGCAAGAGCCATGCCTGCAAGTAAGGTAATAATAATTCGTGGGAGCCTGATAGAAAATAGTACAAACTCTTCCTTAAAGGAGCCATCTCCTAATATAGTTGGAATCAAGCGGTCAAAGGATAGAGAAGAATAGCCAATTCCCGCACTCACGAAAGCAGTCACTAAAATTAAAACTAGAAAGCTAACAAATAATATACGTTGTTTTTTTATAACTTTGGGATGAATCATTGAAATATTTTCCCTCCTTTTCGAACAATCAATAAAAAGAATGGTAGACCCATTATTGCAATGATTGCCGCCACAGGGGTTTCATATGGAATATTAATCGTACGACCGATAGTGTCAGCTAAAAGCATTAATATAGCTCCTAAAATAGCGGACATAGGGATAATAAATCGATAGTCAGTGCCGACAATGGCCCGAACGATGTGAGGAACCATCAGACCAACAAAAGCCATGTTACCAACTAATGCTACGGATGCGCCGGTTAATAAGATAACTACTAAAAATAGAATGGTCTTCACTAAAAAAATTCTTTGCCCTAATCCAACTGCTACCTCTTCATTCAAGCTTAAAATAGTAAGCTGTCTAGATAGTAAAAGTGAAACAATAACGCCTGCTATAACAAATGGAGCAATGACCTGTAGCTGACTCCACGATGTACCAATTAAACCACCGGAGGTCCACATAGAAACAT harbors:
- a CDS encoding glycerophosphodiester phosphodiesterase, encoding MKIYAHRGSAGTHPENTISAFKAAAALPIFGVEFDVHMTKDGELVVIHDEKIDRTSNGQGFIKDMTLSQLEAYDFGAWYSQKCRGEKIPTLREVLYVFKDTHHHINIELKSDIFPYEGMEDKVIEMLQDYRLTNRVVVSSFNHEVIQSFKRKAPNIETAILFMEVMIAPHKYADLVGADALHAFFPTVIRKMGHDAVASGKKVRVFTVNDEAYVDMLEEIGIDAIFTDYPKKMLDYLNSGK
- a CDS encoding glycosyltransferase, which translates into the protein MKNQFLKSTVLLMALVLIASPLTTEAQENVPQEQCVSQAACQLKGDIRKLWTDHVMWTRLYIVSTLEGLDDQEKVLARLLENQEDIGNAFKPYYGEAPGNKLTELLKDHILLAGKVVDAAKSGNNANFERYNKEWYKNADDIADFLSKANPNLPNEELKEFLEMHLELITEDVKARLAKDWDSSIIALDKGIDHILKLADTLSNGVVKQFPNKF
- a CDS encoding iron ABC transporter permease, with amino-acid sequence MIHPKVIKKQRILFVSFLVLILVTAFVSAGIGYSSLSFDRLIPTILGDGSFKEEFVLFSIRLPRIIITLLAGMALALSGAILQGITRNDLADPGIIGINSGAGVAIALFFLFFPIDPGSFIYLLPIVAFLGALLTAFLIYIFSYNREVGLQPVRLVLIGVGFSMALSGLMIVLISSADTKKVDFIANWLAGNIWGADWPFILALLPWLIVLVPFTMYRANRLNLLGLSEPVAIGVGVSIEKERIAFLIVAVALAAAAVSVTGGIAFIGLMAPHIAKSLVGPRHQLFLPIAILLGGWLLLLADTVGRNILEPSGIPTGIVVSLIGAPYFMYLLLKK